The following proteins come from a genomic window of Triticum aestivum cultivar Chinese Spring chromosome 6A, IWGSC CS RefSeq v2.1, whole genome shotgun sequence:
- the LOC123130415 gene encoding uncharacterized protein — protein MASEQSSPSPSPPPPAPTTVIDLGDDLLREIFLRLPSLPSLVRAALSCRTFLSAVRSSPVFRRSFRAAHPPPLLGFFFDPDGPAIPAFAPVRRRSDPDLAAAVRGADFFFTRLPDDDDASPGWFVCDCRGGYVLLCNGRTGQFAAYNPLTGALDLVPPTPDEFFDDGHGLTSHLDCFILASEEGDGPFRLVTICHDESRARAAVFSSDSREWRIFPWSEAVEPLPEDEHWLKVGTMVNGFIYWIQANEAGLLVLNTATLHFSRMDLPPFLEGKIHLVWPGEAKDGRLCIVCPVDFGIHVWFWRADEDGFERWMLEKKFQLELKSIVEATGGSLEDVELHIVDTIDGFVYFSTGETFHNVHVPSWFLSLCMETAKLDMLFQKRCDSHVRPCIMPWPPSLVNNKLCPLLEGEGA, from the coding sequence ATGGCCTCCGAGCAATCGTCGCcatctccatcgccgccgccgcctgctcccACCACCGTAATCGATCTCGGCGACGATCTCCTCCGCGAAATCTTCCTCCGCCTCCCCTCCCTCCCGAGCCTCGTCCGCGCCGCCCTCAGCTGCCGCACCTTCCTCAGCGCCGTCCGCTCGTCCCCCGTCTTCCGCCGCAGCTTCCGCGCGGCCCACCCACCCCCTCTCCTCGGCTTCTTCTTCGACCCCGACGGCCCCGCCATCCCTGCCTTCGCCCCCGTCCGCCGCCGCTCCGACCCTGACCTCGCAGCCGCCGTCCGCGGCGCCGATTTCTTCTTCACCCGCCtccccgacgacgacgacgcctcCCCTGGGTGGTTCGTGTGCGACTGCCGGGGAGGCTACGTGCTCCTCTGCAACGGAAGGACGGGGCAGTTCGCAGCCTACAACCCCCTCACAGGGGCCCTGGATCTTGTCCCTCCGACGCCCGACGAGTTCTTCGACGACGGCCACGGCCTTACCTCGCACCTCGATTGCTTCATCCTCGCCTCCGAAGAGGGCGACGGGCCGTTCCGCCTTGTCACTATCTGTCACGACGAGTCGCGGGCGCGCGCCGCCGTCTTCTCGTCAGATAGCAGGGAGTGGCGGATCTTCCCGTGGTCTGAGGCTGTGGAGCCACTGCCTGAAGACGAACACTGGCTTAAAGTTGGCACGATGGTGAATGGGTTCATCTATTGGATACAAGCAAATGAAGCCGGCTTGCTCGTGCTGAACACCGCAACGCTACATTTCTCTCGGATGGATCTGCCACCATTCTTGGAAGGGAAAATTCACCTtgtgtggcctggggaggccaAGGATGGGAGGCTTTGTATCGTTTGCCCAGTTGACTTTGGTATCCATGTTTGGTTCTGGCGAGCTGATGAGGACGGCTTCGAGAGATGGATGCTAGAGAAGAAGTTTCAGTTAGAGTTAAAGTCGATTGTTGAGGCCACTGGGGGCTCACTAGAAGATGTTGAGCTGCATATTGTGGATACTATTGATGGGTTTGTGTACTTCTCTACTGGTGAAACGTTCCATAATGTTCATGTTCCTTCGTGGTTCCTGTCTTTATGCATGGAGACGGCGAAGCTGGACATGCTCTTTCAGAAGAGATGTGACAGCCATGTCCGGCCCTGCATCATGCCATGGCCTCCCTCTTTGGTAAATAATAAGTTGTGCCCTCTACTTGAAGGAGAAGGTGCTTGA